The Mycobacterium seoulense genomic interval GGCTGACCCGGGCTCTGGCGGTGGAATACACCGCGGATCGCTTGCGCGTCAACGCGGTATGCCCGGGCGGCATGCTCACCCCGCAGCTCGAACACTTCAGCGCGCCGGACAACCCCAACTACGACCTGATCATGCGCACGGCCTCGCCGCGCGGCATGATGCAGCCCCTTGACGTGGCGAACGTGATCGCCTTCCTCGCCAGCGATGCCGCGGCCGCCGTGCACGGCGCCGTCTATCGCGTCGACAACGGCAAGGGCGCCGGCTAGCTCGGGGCGGCCGCCTGCCGCAGCGGACGGGCGCGCACCAGAGTCGGCCACCAGAACCACGGTCCGAGGATCCGCAGGATGCACGGCACCACGAACGAACGCACGATCAACGTGTCGAGCAGCAGGCCGATGCACACCGTCGAACCCACCTGACCGATGGTCCGCAGATCGCTGGTGAGCATGGCCAGCATGGTGAAGGCGAAGACCAGACCGGCCGACGTCACCACACCGCCGGTGCTGCCCAGCGCCCGGATGAGACCGGTGTGGATACCGCCGTGCAGCTCCTCTTTGACGCGGTTGATCAGCAACAGGTTGTAGTCCGAACCCACCGCCACCAGGATGATGAACGTCAGCGGCAGGACCAGCCAGTGCAGGTGCAGGCCGACGAGGTGCTGCCAAACGAGGATGGACAGCCCGAACGCACCGGCGTAGGAGAACGCCACCGTCCCGGGAATCACCAAGGCCGCCACCAGACTTCGCGTGATGAACATCATGATCAAGAAGATCAGCACGAAGGCCGCGATCGCCGCGATCATCAGGTCGGACATCGCGTATTCCTTGATGTCCTTGTCGTTGGACCCCGAACCGCCGATGTAGATCCGTGCGCCGGCCAGCGAGGTCTCTTTCAGGATCGTCTTGATCGCGTCGGGGAACTGCTCGACGTGTTCCACGCCTTCGGGTCCCATGGCGTCGCCCTCGTGGGTGACGATGAAGCGGGCCGCCTTGCCGTCCGGCGACATCATCAGCTTCATGCCCGTCTTGACGTCGTCGTTGTCGAAACCTTCGTGCGGGATGTAGAAGAAGTCATCGCTGCGGGACTTGTCGAAGTCGTTCCCGACGTTGATCAGATCGTCGAACGTCTGCGCGGTCTGGGTGGTCTGCAGGTCGGCGGATCCGTAACTGTTGACCAACTTCGACTGCAGCGCCTCGGTGTCGTCGGCGGTGGCCTTGAGTTGGGCGATGATCTGCGGGAAGGCCTTGTCCACCTCCTCGAGAGACACCTTCGCGTCCGCGATGTCGTCGGCCAACTTGTCGATTTGATCGATCGTCTCGAACAGCGAACGAAACGTCCAGCAGATGGGGATGTCGAAACAGTGCCTCTCCCAATAGAAGTAGCTCTTGATCGGACGGAAGAAATCGTCGACGTTCGAGACCTCGTCTCTGATGTCGTCGGCGACCCGCTGCAGGTCCTCGACGGTGAGAACCGTCTGGTGCAGCTCATCGGACACCTTCTGAAAAAAGCCGATCTCTTTGCGCAGGACCTCGACCGAGTGCGCCTGGATGTCGGCCTGCGCGTCGGTGTTGGAGTTCTGCTCCTTGCTGAACGGGAGTTGTTGACCGTTGCCGCTGCCCTGCGTGGTGAACAGGTAGGGAATGCTGGCATGCTCGAGCGCGCGGCCCAATGGCCTGGTCATGCCCTGCACCATCGCCACACCGTGCAGGCGAATCAGGGCCTTGGCGACCCGGTCCAGCGAGATGAAGTCGGCCGAGTTACGCATGTCGTGATCGGTTTCGACCATGAGCATCTCGGAGAAGAGCTTGCTCTTGGGAAAGTGCCGGTCGGCCGCCTGGAAACCCAGGTTGGCGGGCGCACCGGCCGGCTGGTACTGCCGGTCGTCGTAGTTCTGCCGGTAGGTGGGAACGAAGATCGCCCCGAGCATGACCACGGCGGAACTGGCCACCAGGATCGGGACCGGCCACCGCACCACGCTCGCCCCGATGCGCCGATACAGGTAGCCCTTGGCGTTGGTCCTCGGGTCGAACATCCCGAACAGGCTGCCGACGGTCAACGCCGCCGGGCCCAGTGTCATCGCCGCGGCGATGGTGAACAACATGGTGATCGCTACAGCCGGCCCCATGGTGTGGAAATAATTCAGGCGCGCGAACGTCAAGCAGTAACACGCGCCGGCAATGGTCAGCCCGGAGCCGATGATGATGGGTGCGACACCCTTGTACGCGATGTAGAAGCTGTCCTCCCGGCTTTCGCCGGCCTGTCGGGCCTCGTGATAGCGGCCCATCAGGAAAATGCCGTAATCCGTTCCCGCGCCCAGAGTTAACGCGATCACGATGTTCACCGCGAACGACGAGAGTTCGATATACCCGAGGTGCCCGAGCGTCGAGACAACCCCCTTCGCGACGAGCATCTCGATGAGCACGCCGAGCAGGGGCACCAAAAGCGTGGAAGGGGCGCGGTAGACCAGCAGCAGCATCACGACGATGAGGATGATCGTGACGATCGTGACGTTGTTCAGGCTCGCGTTCGCAATCGCCAGCGTGTCCGAGGCCAGCGGAGCCGCGCCGCTGACATAGACCTTGAGCCCGGGCGGTGGGGGGTCCTTCTTGATGATGTCGCGGACGGCGTCCACCGACTGGTTGGCTTGGATCTGGCCGATGTCGCCGGCGAGACGCAACAGCACATAAGTGCACTTACCGTCCACGCTCTGGGCTCCGGCCGCGGTGAACGGCTTGCCCCACAGGTCCATCACGTACTGCACGTGCTGCGTATCGTGCTCGAGGCGGCGCATCAGATCGTCGTAATACCGGTGGTCGGCATCTCCCAACGGACGGTTCGCCTCGAACACCACCATGGTCAAGTTCGTCGAGTTCGATTCGTGGAACTTCTCGCCGATGTGCAGCAGAGCCCGCTGTGAGGGCGCGTAGTGCGGCACCATCGGTCCGGCGAGCTCCTCAGCGACCCGCTCGACCTGGGGCATAAACGTGTTCGTGGCGACCGCGAGAAGCCCCCAGAAGAAGATGATCGGGATCGCGAAAGCCCGCACCATCCGGGGGATGAACGGGCGTTTGGCCCGCGGTTCGTCTAGGCGATGCTCGGTCATGCCGACTTCACCCGGCACTCGACGTCGGCGTCCGGATGGTCGTCCGACTGCTCGTCGCGAACCACGCCGTCCACCAGCATCCGGCAACCCACCTGACCGCTACGAACGTGAACCGAAATGCTGCCGGACGCCACCGAGAGCGTCGTGGTCTCCGTGTGGGACCACGGCAGGGCCGTGAAATCGACCTGATGCGGATGACCGTCGATGTCGATATAGACGAGCTTCCCGCCCTTGCCGGCGGAGCCGAACACCTCATAGGTGATGCGTTTCAGATTGAACTGCTCGGGCGCCTGCGGACCATTGACGGTGATGACCGGCTCCGGCTCGGAGAACTGGTGCACCTTGTACATGCACAACAGGCCCACGCCGACCGCAACGACGGCGACCAGCGGCATCCAGCCTCGCTCCAAGGCAGTTCTGCCGACTGAACGACGGCTCACTCCATCACCTTTCGCGCCCCAGTCCTAAACCGTTCCCGCCTCATCTCCGCTCCACCTCAGGACGGCCCGCAGCCCGTCGTATATCAACAAGGTTGACATATGTCGGTAAAGAGATTACTGCAGCCGGGCCGCCGGCGCGATCCGGGTGTGCCGAACCTCGGTCGCGGCCCTTTCATGACGCGATGGGCGCGCTGTCCAGACGCCTCTTCAGCCGCGCGCTACTACGCAGCCGTAGGGCGAGGTTCGTCGATGTCAACATGGGTATCACCCCGAGGAACGTGCGCTCGGAGGGCGTTGCTCCATGCAAGTGGTAAAGACTGCCGAACACGTAGAAGCAGCCCAGCATGAACAAGGCGCCGGGGATGCACAGCGCCATGAAGGAGCCGCGGTCGGCGACGACTTGCCGGGCGTAATCCAGTTCGTCCGGGGACATCGGTTCGCGTTTCCGCAGCTTGCGCACGACCTCCTTGGCGCTGCCGATTTCCTCGCTTATCGGGCTGGTCGTCCGCCGCTCCAGCCGTCTGACGTATACGGCGGCAACGGCGGCAAGCGTCAACGCCAGCCCCAAGGCGACAACGGTCAGCAGTCCGAACAATCCCTCTGTCACAATCGCCCTCCCTCTGCGTCACCGCTTCCGGTTATTCACCTCATCGCGGATGTTCGCAACCCGTACACGCGATCGCCCCGATTGCCGCCATGGCGAGCAGGATGCCGGGGTTCCTGCCGGGGCTCACCCGGAAAACCTTACTTCCGGGCATTCAGAACCCGAAGTCGCCGCCGCCGGAGTCCGACCCGCCGCCGCCGAAATCCGACCCGCCGAAGTCGGATCCGCCGCCGGAATCCCAACCGCCGGAGTCCCAGCCGCCACCGAAGTCGACGTCGCCACCGCCGGAGTACGAGCCGCTGTCGCCTGCGAAGCTGGTGTCGCCGCCGGAGTCATAACCGCCGCCGAATCCGACATCGGCTTGCTGGCTGTCGTAGCCGGCGCTCTGGCCGCTGTCGGAGCTGTCAGAGCCGGCATCCGCATACGCCGAGTCCCGGCCGGCCTCAAAGCCGCGCTCGAACCCGCCGCCGCCCCAATGGTCGTCCAGCAGCGCATCCATCAGCAGGACGTCGGTGAGCGCCCAGCCCCAGCCCGGACCCCAGAACGCGAATGGGTAGTAGCCCGGGTAGAAGAACATCCCGTTGTAATAGCCACCCCCGTAGTAGTGCGGATAACCGGGCTGTGGGGTGGTGCTGTAGTTGTTGTTGTTGATCGTGACGTACTCACCGGTGTCGGGATTCTTCGTCCGCACCGAGGCCTGCTTGCGGTCGTCCTCGGGCACCGAGTCGACGGCGGCGACGTTGGGTGCGGGGCGACCGGGATAGAGCTTCTGGTTGGCCTTGGCCACCGTCGACTCCACCACCCTGAGGTGCGCCCGCGCGGCGCCGTAGTCGCCTGTCTCGTAGGCCTTTCTGGCGTCGTACAGGCTGGCGTTGGCCTTCGTCGACTCCGCGCTGACGTCCGTCTCAGTGTTGGTGAGCACCGCGTTGTCGAGGTCACCGATCTCCGATTCGGCGGTGATCAACTGCTGCTTGATCTGCTCGCGCGCCTCTGCGTCCTTGCGGCGCTTACGATTTCGGCCGACAGCGAACCAGATCAAGCTGACCACGCTCAACGCGACGGCGATAAAGACCAGCAAGGTCCACAGCCATGCCCAGCGGTCGGGGTTCTTGTGCACGACGGGGGAGGTGGTGGAAGCCGGCCCCCCAGAGGTCACGTCCACCTTGGTCAGTCTGGTGACGAATTCACTGGTCGCGCCTTGCGGGTCGTTTCGGTGGGCTTTGGCCGACTGGCTCATGAACGGATCGACGCTGTCCGCGATCTCCTTGGGCACGTTGTAGGCGCGCACGTGATAGCCCCTGGCGTCGATGACCAGAATGATCCCGCTGAATGCGGGATTGCGACCGAGGATGACGTTGTGAATGGCATCCGGCGTGGTCACGCCGGTCTGACCGCGGGCGACCGCCGCCACCCAGATGGGCGGCGTGGAACTCCACGTCCAACGGCTGCTCAGGATCTGGTCGTTGAGCCTGTCCGGATCCGGCAGCGGTGGATTCGCCGCCGGGTCGGCCAGCACGTGCGTCTGCGCGTTGAACTTGTCCACCAG includes:
- a CDS encoding MMPL/RND family transporter, with the protein product MTEHRLDEPRAKRPFIPRMVRAFAIPIIFFWGLLAVATNTFMPQVERVAEELAGPMVPHYAPSQRALLHIGEKFHESNSTNLTMVVFEANRPLGDADHRYYDDLMRRLEHDTQHVQYVMDLWGKPFTAAGAQSVDGKCTYVLLRLAGDIGQIQANQSVDAVRDIIKKDPPPPGLKVYVSGAAPLASDTLAIANASLNNVTIVTIILIVVMLLLVYRAPSTLLVPLLGVLIEMLVAKGVVSTLGHLGYIELSSFAVNIVIALTLGAGTDYGIFLMGRYHEARQAGESREDSFYIAYKGVAPIIIGSGLTIAGACYCLTFARLNYFHTMGPAVAITMLFTIAAAMTLGPAALTVGSLFGMFDPRTNAKGYLYRRIGASVVRWPVPILVASSAVVMLGAIFVPTYRQNYDDRQYQPAGAPANLGFQAADRHFPKSKLFSEMLMVETDHDMRNSADFISLDRVAKALIRLHGVAMVQGMTRPLGRALEHASIPYLFTTQGSGNGQQLPFSKEQNSNTDAQADIQAHSVEVLRKEIGFFQKVSDELHQTVLTVEDLQRVADDIRDEVSNVDDFFRPIKSYFYWERHCFDIPICWTFRSLFETIDQIDKLADDIADAKVSLEEVDKAFPQIIAQLKATADDTEALQSKLVNSYGSADLQTTQTAQTFDDLINVGNDFDKSRSDDFFYIPHEGFDNDDVKTGMKLMMSPDGKAARFIVTHEGDAMGPEGVEHVEQFPDAIKTILKETSLAGARIYIGGSGSNDKDIKEYAMSDLMIAAIAAFVLIFLIMMFITRSLVAALVIPGTVAFSYAGAFGLSILVWQHLVGLHLHWLVLPLTFIILVAVGSDYNLLLINRVKEELHGGIHTGLIRALGSTGGVVTSAGLVFAFTMLAMLTSDLRTIGQVGSTVCIGLLLDTLIVRSFVVPCILRILGPWFWWPTLVRARPLRQAAAPS
- a CDS encoding MmpS family transport accessory protein; its protein translation is MPLVAVVAVGVGLLCMYKVHQFSEPEPVITVNGPQAPEQFNLKRITYEVFGSAGKGGKLVYIDIDGHPHQVDFTALPWSHTETTTLSVASGSISVHVRSGQVGCRMLVDGVVRDEQSDDHPDADVECRVKSA